A region of Streptomyces cinnamoneus DNA encodes the following proteins:
- a CDS encoding DeoR/GlpR family DNA-binding transcription regulator, with protein sequence MVRANGAVSLRELARVVQTSEVTVRRDVRALEAEGLLDRRHGGAVLPGGFTRESGFPQKSHLATAEKTAIADLAASFVEEGEAVVVGAGTTTQELARRLARVPGLTVVTNSLLVAQALAHANRVEVVMTGGTLRGSNYALVGSGAEQSLQGLRVSRAFLSGSGLTAERGLSTSNMLSASVDRALVQAAAEVVVLADHTKLGTDTMFQTVPTDVITRLVTDEPPAHDDRAATELQALADQGVHISVAGPGAGSGSSAGTVHGDAVGPARRRDVPPLPGQRRNLPLGHGQSPGPGQGGPPGAQLRSAVSLGEQPSARVADLAPRRR encoded by the coding sequence ATGGTGCGGGCCAACGGAGCGGTTTCGCTCCGTGAGCTCGCCCGCGTCGTCCAGACCTCTGAAGTGACCGTACGGCGGGACGTGCGGGCGCTGGAGGCCGAAGGACTGCTCGACCGCCGGCACGGCGGTGCGGTGCTGCCGGGCGGTTTCACCAGGGAGTCCGGCTTCCCGCAGAAATCCCATCTAGCGACCGCCGAGAAGACGGCCATCGCCGATCTCGCGGCGAGCTTCGTCGAAGAGGGCGAGGCCGTCGTCGTCGGCGCCGGTACGACCACCCAGGAGCTGGCCCGCCGGCTCGCTCGCGTACCGGGTCTGACCGTGGTCACCAACTCCCTGCTCGTCGCCCAGGCCCTGGCCCACGCCAACCGGGTCGAGGTCGTCATGACCGGCGGCACGCTCAGAGGGTCGAACTACGCCCTGGTGGGCAGCGGCGCCGAGCAGTCCCTGCAGGGGCTGCGGGTCTCGCGCGCCTTCCTGTCCGGCAGCGGGCTGACCGCCGAGCGCGGCCTGTCCACGTCCAACATGCTCTCCGCGAGCGTGGACCGGGCGCTGGTCCAGGCGGCCGCCGAGGTCGTCGTCCTCGCCGACCACACCAAACTGGGCACCGACACGATGTTCCAGACGGTGCCCACCGACGTCATCACCCGACTGGTCACCGACGAGCCCCCGGCTCACGACGACCGGGCGGCCACGGAGCTCCAGGCCCTGGCCGACCAGGGCGTGCACATCTCGGTCGCGGGGCCCGGCGCGGGGTCGGGCTCGTCTGCCGGGACGGTGCACGGCGACGCGGTCGGTCCGGCCCGCCGCCGTGACGTCCCGCCGCTGCCGGGACAGCGCCGGAACCTCCCCCTGGGCCACGGGCAGTCGCCCGGACCGGGGCAGGGCGGCCCGCCGGGCGCCCAGCTGCGCAGCGCGGTGTCCCTGGGCGAGCAGCCCTCGGCCCGGGTCGCTGACCTGGCACCACGCCGGCGGTGA
- a CDS encoding purine-nucleoside phosphorylase → MNASVTPDIQADPYAAANDAAARLRELTGAETHDVALVMGSGWVPATEALGTPEAEFPVTELPGFTAAAVAGHAGTFRSYKINDKRVLVFLGRTHYYEGRGVAAVVHGVRTAVAAGCKTIVLTNGCGGLREGMRPGQPVLISDHINMTATSPIVGANFVDLTDLYSPRLRALCKEVDPTLEEGVYVQLPGPHYETPAEIKMVRTLGGDLVGMSTTLEAIAAREAGAEVLGISLVTNLAAGMTGEPLNHEEVLQAGRDSAARMGSLLAQVLPKL, encoded by the coding sequence GTGAACGCATCAGTTACTCCGGACATCCAGGCCGACCCGTACGCCGCGGCCAACGACGCCGCCGCCCGCCTGCGCGAGCTCACGGGCGCCGAGACCCACGACGTCGCCCTGGTCATGGGCTCCGGCTGGGTCCCCGCCACCGAAGCGCTCGGCACCCCCGAGGCCGAGTTCCCGGTCACCGAGCTCCCCGGCTTCACCGCCGCCGCCGTCGCGGGCCACGCGGGCACCTTCCGCTCGTACAAGATCAACGACAAGCGCGTGCTCGTCTTCCTCGGCCGCACCCACTACTACGAGGGCCGCGGTGTCGCCGCCGTCGTGCACGGCGTCCGCACCGCCGTGGCCGCCGGCTGCAAGACCATCGTCCTCACCAACGGCTGCGGCGGCCTCCGCGAGGGCATGCGCCCCGGCCAGCCGGTGCTGATCAGCGACCACATCAACATGACGGCGACCTCGCCGATCGTCGGCGCCAACTTCGTCGACCTCACCGACCTGTACTCCCCCCGTCTGCGCGCGCTGTGCAAGGAGGTCGACCCCACCCTCGAGGAGGGCGTCTACGTCCAGCTCCCCGGCCCGCACTACGAGACCCCGGCCGAGATCAAGATGGTCCGCACGCTGGGCGGCGACCTGGTGGGCATGTCCACCACCCTTGAGGCCATCGCGGCCCGCGAGGCGGGTGCCGAGGTCCTGGGCATCTCCCTGGTGACGAACCTCGCCGCCGGCATGACAGGCGAGCCCCTCAACCACGAGGAGGTCCTCCAGGCGGGCCGCGACTCCGCCGCGCGGATGGGCTCCCTCCTGGCGCAGGTCCTGCCGAAGCTCTGA
- a CDS encoding NAD(P)H-quinone dehydrogenase has protein sequence MEYVTRIVIIGGGPGGYEAALVAAQLGAEVTVVDCDGLGGASVLTDCVPSKTLIATAEVMTTFDSSYEELGIIVADDTPPLERAAGVVGVDLGKVNRRVKRLALAQSHDITASVTRAGGRVMRGRGRLEPQQAPDGSRRVVVRAADGTEETLAADAVLIATGAHPREIPDALPDGERILNWTQVYDLEELPEELIVVGSGVTGAEFAGAYQALGSKVTLVSSRDRVLPGEDPDAAAVLEDVFRRRGMNVMARSRAQSAKRVGDRVEVTLADGRVITGTHCLMAVGSIPNTAGIGLEEAGVRLKESGHVWTDKVSRTSAPGVYAAGDCTGVFALASVAAMQGRIAMYHFLGDAVAPLNLKAVSANVFTDPEIATVGYTQADVDNGLIDARVVKLPLLRNPRAKMQGIRDGFVKMFCRPGTGIVVGGVVVSPRASELIHPISIAVDNNLTVEQIANAFSVYPSLSGSIAEVARQLHTRKTQREA, from the coding sequence ATGGAATACGTGACTCGGATCGTGATCATCGGTGGCGGACCCGGCGGCTATGAGGCGGCGCTCGTCGCCGCACAGCTCGGCGCGGAGGTGACCGTCGTCGACTGCGACGGTCTGGGCGGGGCGTCGGTGCTCACCGACTGCGTGCCCTCGAAGACTCTCATCGCCACGGCTGAGGTGATGACCACCTTCGACTCCTCGTACGAGGAGCTGGGGATCATCGTCGCCGACGACACGCCGCCGCTGGAGCGGGCGGCCGGGGTCGTGGGCGTGGACCTGGGGAAGGTCAACCGCCGGGTGAAGCGGCTGGCGCTCGCGCAGTCGCACGACATCACCGCGTCGGTGACGCGTGCGGGCGGGCGCGTCATGCGCGGCCGCGGACGGCTGGAGCCGCAGCAGGCGCCGGACGGGTCGCGGCGCGTGGTGGTGCGGGCGGCCGACGGCACGGAGGAGACGCTCGCCGCGGACGCGGTGCTGATCGCGACCGGCGCCCACCCGCGGGAGATCCCGGACGCGCTGCCCGACGGCGAGCGCATCCTGAACTGGACCCAGGTCTACGACCTGGAGGAGCTCCCCGAGGAGCTGATCGTGGTGGGCTCGGGCGTCACCGGCGCCGAGTTCGCCGGCGCCTACCAGGCGCTGGGGTCCAAGGTGACGCTGGTGTCGTCGCGGGACCGGGTGCTGCCGGGCGAGGACCCCGACGCCGCCGCGGTGCTGGAGGACGTCTTCCGCCGGCGCGGCATGAACGTCATGGCGCGGTCCCGGGCGCAGTCGGCCAAGCGGGTCGGCGACCGGGTGGAGGTGACGCTGGCCGACGGCCGCGTGATCACCGGTACGCACTGCCTCATGGCGGTCGGCTCCATTCCGAACACGGCCGGCATCGGCCTGGAGGAGGCCGGGGTCCGGCTCAAGGAGTCCGGGCACGTCTGGACGGACAAGGTCTCGCGGACGAGCGCCCCCGGCGTGTACGCGGCGGGCGACTGCACCGGTGTCTTCGCGCTGGCCTCGGTCGCGGCGATGCAGGGCCGGATCGCGATGTACCACTTCCTCGGTGACGCGGTCGCTCCGCTCAATCTCAAGGCCGTATCGGCGAACGTGTTTACGGATCCGGAGATTGCGACGGTCGGTTATACCCAGGCCGACGTCGACAACGGCCTGATAGACGCACGGGTGGTGAAGCTTCCGCTGCTGCGGAATCCGCGGGCCAAGATGCAGGGCATTCGCGATGGATTCGTGAAGATGTTCTGCCGTCCGGGTACGGGCATCGTCGTGGGTGGCGTCGTGGTGTCCCCGCGGGCGAGCGAGCTGATTCATCCGATCTCGATCGCGGTCGACAACAATCTGACCGTCGAACAGATCGCAAACGCGTTCTCCGTGTATCCGTCGCTGTCCGGTTCGATCGCCGAGGTGGCACGGCAGTTGCACACGAGGAAGACGCAACGCGAGGCGTAG
- a CDS encoding gamma-glutamylcyclotransferase produces MSLYAAYAGNLDARLMTRRAPHSPLRGTGWLNGWRLTFGGEQMGWEGALATIVEAPRSQVFVALYDIAPMDEDSMDRWEGVGLDIYRRMRVRVHTLDGEEPAWVYVLNGYEGGLPSARYLGEIADAAESAGAPHDYVMELRKRPC; encoded by the coding sequence ATGTCGCTCTACGCCGCGTACGCCGGCAACCTCGACGCGCGGCTGATGACCCGCCGCGCACCGCACTCGCCGCTGCGCGGCACCGGCTGGCTCAACGGCTGGCGGCTGACCTTCGGCGGGGAGCAGATGGGCTGGGAGGGCGCACTCGCCACGATCGTGGAGGCCCCGCGCTCCCAGGTCTTCGTGGCCCTCTACGACATCGCTCCGATGGACGAGGACTCGATGGACCGTTGGGAGGGTGTCGGCCTCGACATCTACCGGCGGATGCGTGTCCGGGTGCACACCCTCGACGGTGAGGAGCCAGCCTGGGTGTATGTCCTCAACGGCTACGAGGGCGGCCTGCCCTCCGCCCGCTACCTCGGTGAGATCGCCGACGCCGCGGAATCCGCCGGCGCCCCCCACGACTACGTCATGGAGCTGCGCAAGCGCCCGTGCTGA
- a CDS encoding TetR/AcrR family transcriptional regulator: MRADARRNYERLLTEARTAFTAHGTDASLEDIAKRAGVGIGTLYRHFPNRTALMSAVFQGEVDGLLARSRELLASPEPCRALVAWLRAIVTHAGTYRGLSRALMAAQSDEASAMSRCSLPMREAGDTLLTRAKRAGAVREDVDIADLMQLTNAISLAAEQSPDDPELADRLLKLTLTGIRA; this comes from the coding sequence ATGCGCGCGGACGCGCGGCGCAACTACGAGCGGCTGCTCACGGAGGCCCGCACGGCCTTCACCGCGCACGGCACGGACGCCTCGCTCGAGGACATCGCCAAGCGCGCCGGCGTCGGCATCGGCACGCTCTACCGTCACTTCCCCAACCGCACCGCCCTGATGAGCGCGGTCTTCCAGGGCGAGGTCGACGGCCTGCTCGCCCGCTCCCGGGAGCTGCTGGCCTCCCCCGAGCCCTGCCGGGCGCTGGTGGCCTGGCTGCGGGCCATCGTGACCCACGCGGGCACCTACCGGGGCCTCTCCCGCGCCCTGATGGCGGCCCAGAGCGACGAGGCCTCCGCCATGTCCCGGTGCAGCCTGCCGATGCGGGAGGCCGGCGACACGCTGCTCACCCGCGCGAAGCGGGCGGGCGCCGTGCGCGAGGACGTGGACATCGCGGACCTGATGCAGCTGACCAACGCCATTTCGCTGGCGGCCGAACAGTCTCCGGACGACCCGGAGTTGGCCGACCGCCTGCTCAAGCTGACGCTGACCGGCATCAGGGCGTAG
- a CDS encoding acetyl/propionyl/methylcrotonyl-CoA carboxylase subunit alpha, with protein MRKVLIANRGEIAVRVARACRDAGIGSVAVYADPDRDALHVRAADEAYALGGDTPATSYLDMTKVLAAAAESGADAVHPGYGFLSENADFAQAVIDAGLTWIGPPPQAIRDLGDKVAARHIAQRAGAPLVAGTADPVSGAEEVVAFAEEHGLPIAIKAAFGGGGRGLKVARTLEEVPELYDSAVREAVAAFGRGECFVERYLDRPRHVETQCLADKHGNVVVVSTRDCSLQRRHQKLVEEAPAPFLNDEQNAELYRASKAILKEAGYEGAGTCEFLVGQDGTISFLEVNTRLQVEHPVTEEVTGIDLVREMFRIADGEELGYDDPPMRGHSFEFRINGEDPGRNFLPAPGTVTAFTPPSGPGVRLDAGVESGSVIGPAWDSLLAKLIVTGATREQALQRAARALAEFQVEGMATAIPFHRAVVTDPAFTADPFRVHTRWIETEFENTIPPFAGQGAEEDEEAAGRETVVVEVGGKRLEVSLPASLGMTLARTAAAGGAKPKRRAAKKSGSAASGDALASPMQGTIVKVAVEEGQEVNEGDLIVVLEAMKMEQPLNAHRSGTVKGITAEVGASVSSGAVICEIKD; from the coding sequence GTGCGCAAGGTGCTCATCGCCAACCGTGGCGAAATCGCTGTCCGCGTCGCTCGTGCGTGCCGGGATGCCGGCATCGGGAGCGTGGCCGTCTACGCCGACCCGGACCGCGACGCGTTGCATGTCCGGGCCGCCGACGAGGCGTACGCGCTGGGCGGTGACACGCCGGCGACGAGCTACCTCGACATGACCAAGGTGCTTGCCGCGGCCGCAGAGTCGGGTGCTGACGCCGTCCATCCCGGGTACGGCTTCCTCTCCGAGAACGCCGACTTCGCCCAGGCGGTCATCGACGCCGGTCTGACCTGGATCGGTCCGCCGCCGCAGGCCATCCGGGACCTCGGCGACAAGGTGGCGGCCCGTCACATCGCCCAGCGCGCCGGTGCGCCGCTGGTCGCCGGCACCGCCGACCCGGTCTCGGGCGCGGAGGAGGTCGTGGCCTTCGCCGAGGAGCACGGCCTGCCGATCGCCATCAAGGCGGCCTTCGGCGGTGGCGGTCGCGGCCTGAAGGTCGCCCGCACCCTCGAAGAGGTGCCCGAGCTGTACGACTCGGCCGTCCGCGAGGCTGTCGCCGCCTTCGGCCGGGGCGAGTGCTTCGTCGAGCGCTACCTGGACCGCCCGCGGCACGTCGAGACCCAGTGCCTGGCCGACAAGCACGGCAACGTGGTCGTGGTCTCCACCCGTGACTGCTCGCTCCAGCGCCGCCACCAGAAGCTGGTCGAGGAGGCCCCGGCGCCGTTCCTCAACGACGAGCAGAACGCCGAGCTGTACCGCGCGTCCAAGGCCATCCTCAAGGAGGCCGGTTACGAGGGCGCCGGCACCTGCGAGTTCCTCGTGGGCCAGGACGGCACGATCTCCTTCCTGGAGGTCAACACCCGTCTCCAGGTCGAGCACCCGGTCACCGAGGAGGTCACCGGCATCGACCTGGTCCGCGAGATGTTCCGCATCGCCGACGGCGAGGAGCTCGGCTACGACGACCCGCCGATGCGGGGTCATTCCTTCGAGTTCCGCATCAACGGCGAGGACCCGGGCCGCAACTTCCTGCCCGCCCCCGGCACCGTCACCGCCTTCACGCCCCCCTCGGGACCGGGCGTGCGCCTGGACGCGGGCGTGGAGTCCGGCAGCGTCATCGGCCCGGCCTGGGACTCCCTGCTGGCCAAGCTGATCGTCACCGGCGCCACCCGTGAGCAGGCCCTCCAGCGCGCCGCCCGGGCGCTGGCGGAGTTCCAGGTGGAGGGCATGGCCACCGCCATCCCGTTCCACCGGGCCGTCGTCACGGACCCGGCGTTCACGGCCGACCCCTTCCGGGTGCACACCCGCTGGATCGAGACCGAGTTCGAGAACACCATCCCGCCCTTCGCCGGCCAGGGGGCCGAGGAGGACGAGGAGGCGGCAGGCCGCGAGACGGTCGTCGTCGAGGTCGGCGGCAAGCGCCTGGAGGTCTCGCTGCCCGCCTCCCTCGGCATGACGCTCGCCCGTACGGCCGCGGCCGGCGGTGCCAAGCCCAAGCGCCGCGCCGCCAAGAAGTCCGGCTCCGCCGCCTCCGGCGACGCGCTGGCCTCCCCGATGCAGGGCACGATCGTCAAGGTCGCGGTCGAGGAGGGCCAGGAGGTCAACGAGGGCGACCTCATCGTGGTCCTGGAGGCCATGAAGATGGAGCAGCCGCTGAACGCGCACCGCTCCGGCACCGTCAAGGGCATCACCGCCGAGGTCGGCGCCTCGGTCTCCTCCGGCGCCGTCATCTGCGAGATCAAGGACTGA